Proteins encoded within one genomic window of Calonectris borealis chromosome 1, bCalBor7.hap1.2, whole genome shotgun sequence:
- the GALR3 gene encoding galanin receptor type 3: MPGGWNASSASPELQAAGIIVPIIFSLIFLLGTVGNGLVLAVLLRNGQVKYNTTNLFILNLAMADLCFIVCCVPFQATIYTLDGWLFGAFACKAVHFLIYLTMYASSFTLAAVSVDRYLAIRYPLKSRDLRTSRNAGVAIVAIWSLSLLFAGPYLSYYQIVHYHMVPICVPIWEDQSRKILDILTFVFGYLLPVTVVSLAYARTIKFLWTSVDPIERISESRKAKRKVTKMIVAVAILFCLCWLPHHLVILCFWFGHFPFNRATYACRLASHCLSYANSCLNPIVYALISKHFRKRFKEVFTCLFFQNKTRKKKKRAGKKVHVVNVGKGFTNSARGFYGGNTEVTQVPENTRKRDPEGASHDARAWTHQLQDAMVSVQKELLEEESLATAGHPLAMTPATD; the protein is encoded by the exons ATGCCGGGAGGCTGGAACGCCTCCTCTGCCAGCCCGGAGCTGCAAGCCGCAGGGATAATCGTGCCCATCATCTTCTCCCTCATCTTCCTCCTGGGCACTGTGGGAAACGGGCTGGTGCTGGCCGTGCTGCTGCGGAACGGCCAAGTCAAATACAATACTACCAACCTCTTCATCCTTAACCTGGCCATGGCCGACCTGTGCTTCATTGTCTGCTGCGTCCCCTTCCAGGCCACCATTTACACCCTGGATGGGTGGCTCTTTGGAGCCTTTGCCTGCAAGGCTGTGCATTTCCTGATCTACCTCACCATGTACGCCAGCAGCTTCACCCTGGCCGCCGTCTCCGTTGACAG GTACCTGGCCATTCGCTATCCACTGAAGTCCCGGGATCTCCGTACCTCCCGAAACGCAGGAGTGGCCATTGTAGCGATCTGGTCGCTGTCGCTGCTCTTCGCAGGGCCGTACCTCAGTTACTACCAGATTGTCCATTACCACATGGTGCCCATCTGCGTCCCCATCTGGGAGGACCAGAGCCGAAAGATTCTGGACATCCTCACGTTTGTCTTTGGATACCTCCTGCCCGTGACCGTGGTGAGTCTGGCATACGCCAGGACCATCAAGTTCCTGTGGACCTCCGTAGACCCCATAGAAAGGATCTCAGAGTCCCGGAAGGCCAAGCGTAAGGTCACCAAGATGATTGTGGCTGTGGCCATCCTGTTCTGCCTCTGCTGGCTGCCCCACCACCTGGTCATCCTGTGCTTCTGGTTTGGCCACTTCCCCTTCAACCGAGCCACTTATGCTTGCCGCCTGGCTTCCCACTGCCTTTCATACGCCAACTCTTGCCTCAACCCCATTGTCTATGCCCTCATCTCCAAGCATTTCCGCAAGCGTTTCAAGGAGGTCTTCACCTGCCTCTTCTTCCAGAACAagaccaggaagaagaagaagagagctGGAAAGAAAGTCCACGTGGTCAATGTGGGCAAAGGTTTCACCAACAGCGCCAGAGGTTTCTATGGAGGCAACACTGAGGTGACCCAGGTCCCAGAGAACACCAGGAAGAGGGACCCTGAAGGTGCCAGTCATGATGCCAGAGCATGGACTCACCAGCTACAAGACGCCATGGTCTCTGTGcagaaggagctgctggaggaggaaagtTTGGCAACAGCTGGCCATCCCCTAGCCATGACCCCTGCAACTGACTGA
- the LOC142084692 gene encoding noggin-like — protein MEGPRCGCLLLLLLLCLLLPPGTLGPPPPEEPRDPPPPPSGTADPAAHLLRGRPSAPVRPYSLSLSPEDYRYSPKPRHLRPGRLRRLLGSAFDPFWMAAEEPRGRNGSIPEENLESLSRDLAEGAGRYRRKLWREAEGLELPALLPPGTGLTPELPEALAHRLRQWLVERAACRLTSTWVDLGPVFWPRWVRHTACDTGPPGCSWPPGMTCRPAQLTHIKLLAWHCWAPRSPGPRHCAWRQIPYPVVAACKCSCR, from the coding sequence ATGGAGGGCCCCCGCTgtggctgcctcctcctcctcctcctcctctgcctgctcctgccaccgGGCACCCTGGGCCCGCCACCGCCGGAGGAACCCCGGGACCCACCGCCGCCACCGTCCGGCACCGCTGACCCTGCCGCCCACCTGCTGCGTGGCCGCCCCTCGGCCCCGGTGCGGCCCTACAGCCTCTCGCTCTCCCCCGAGGACTACCGCTACTCTCCCAAGCCCCGGCACCTGCGGCCCGGGCGGCTGCGCCggctgctgggctcagccttTGACCCCTTCTGGATGGCGGCCGAGGAGCCCCGGGGCCGCAATGGCAGCATCCCCGAGGAGAACCTGGAGTCCCTGAGCCGGGACCTGGCAGAGGGAGCCGGGCGCTACCGCCGCAAGCTGTGGCGGGAGGCggaggggctggagctgcctgccctgctgccccctgGCACGGGGCTGACCCCCGAGCTGCCAGAGGCCCTGGCCCACCGCCTGCGGCAGTGGCTGGTGGAGCGGGCCGCCTGCCGCCTCACCTCCACCTGGGTCGATCTGGGACCCGTCTTCTGGCCACGCTGGGTGCGCCACACCGCCTGCGACACCGGTCCCCCCGGCTGCTCCTGGCCCCCCGGCATGACCTGCCGCCCCGCGCAGCTCACCCACATCAAGCTGCTGGCCTGGCACTGCTGGGCGCCCcggagccccggcccccggcactgCGCCTGGCGGCAGATCCCCTACCCCGTCGTGGCCGCCTGCAAGTGCTCCTGCCgctga
- the GCAT gene encoding 2-amino-3-ketobutyrate coenzyme A ligase, mitochondrial, whose protein sequence is MWRGAAVRVLRAGGAGNPRSASGAAVAQLRRRLESELEDIRGAGTWKSERVIASRQGPHLRLAGGGAGILNFCANNYLGLSSHPEVIRAAVEALEKFGAGLSSVRFICGTQSIHKDLEEKIARFHQREDAILYASCFDANAGIFEALLTPEDAVLSDELNHASIIDGIRLCKANKYRYKHMDMQDLEAKLQDTQKHRLRLVATDGAFSMDGDIAPLREICQLAQKYDALVFIDECHATGFLGPNGRGTDELLGVMDKVTIINSTLGKALGGAAGGYTTGPKPLIDLLRQRSRPYLFSNSLPPAVVGCASKALDLLMESNAIAQSMAAKTQRFRSKMTAAGFTISGKDHPICPVMLGDARLASVMAEDMLNRGIYVIGFSYPVVPKGKARIRVQISAVHSDEDIDRCVEAFTEVGRKHGALP, encoded by the exons atgtggcgcggcgcggcggtgcGGGTCCTGCGGGCCGGCGGGGCCGGAAACCCCCGGTCCGCTTCGGGAGCGGCGGTGGCTCAGCTCCGCCGGCGGCTGGAGAGCGAGCTGGAGGACATCCGAGGCGCCGGCACTTGGAAGAGCGAGCGAGTCATCGCCTCCCGTCAAGGACCCCACCTCCGCTTGGCGGGCGGCGGAGCCG GGATCCTCAACTTCTGCGCCAATAACTACCTGGGGCTCTCCAGCCACCCCGAGGTGATCCGCGCGGCCGTGGAGGCCCTCGAGAAGTTCGGCGCCGGGCTCAGCTCCGTCCGCTTCATCTGCGGTACCCAG aGCATACACAAGGACTTGGAGGAGAAGATCGCACGTTTCCACCAGCGGGAAGACGCCATTCTCTATGCCAGCTGCTTTGATGCCAACGCTGGTATCTTTGAG GCTCTGCTGACCCCAGAGGATGCGGTGCTGTCAGATGAGCTGAACCATGCCTCCATCATCGACGGGATCCGCCTGTGCAAGGCTAACAAGTACCGCTACAAGCACATGGACATGCAGGACCTGGAGGCCAAGCTGCAGGACACGCAG AAACATCGTCTGCGGCTGGTGGCCACCGACGGTGCCTTCTCCATGGATGGTGACATCGCACCCCTGAGGGAGATCTGCCAGCTGGCCCAGAAGTATGATGCCCTGGTCTTCATTGACGAATGCCATGCCACAGGCTTCCTGGGACCCAATGGCCG GGGTACCGATGAGCTCCTGGGAGTGATGGACAAAGTCACCATCATCAACTCCACCCTGGGAAAAGCTCTTGGAGGAGCTGCAG GCGGGTACACAACTGGCCCCAAACCCCTCATTGATTTGCTCCGCCAGCGTTCCCGCCCGTACCTCTTCTCCAACAGCCTGCCCCCCGCCGTAGTGGGCTGTGCCTCCAAGGCCCTGGACCTGCTCATGGAGAGCAATGCCATTGCACAGTCCATGGCTGCCAAGACCCAACG GTTCAGAAGCAAGATGACGGCAGCTGGCTTCACCATCTCAGGGAAAGACCACCCCATCTGTCCTGTCATGCTCGGGGACGCTCGGCTGGCTTCAGTGATGGCTGAAGACATGCTGAACAGAG GCATTTACGTCATTGGCTTCAGCTACCCCGTGGTCCCCAAGGGAAAGGCCCGCATCCGGGTCCAGATCTCGGCCGTGCACAGCGACGAGGACATCGACCGCTGTGTGGAAGCCTTCACTGAAGTGGGAAGGAAACATGGAGCGCTACCTTGA
- the H1-0 gene encoding histone H1.0, which yields MTESPIPAPAPAAKPKRARAVRRPAAHPTYSDMIAAAIRAEKSRGGSSRQSIQKYVKSHYKVGQHADAQIKLSIRRLLATGVLKQTKGVGASGSFRLAKADKAKKSPAKKRKKAARKSTSPRKAARPRKAKSPAKKPKSAARKARKKPRASPKKAKTTKTFKVKSLKASKPKKAKRSKPRAKTSARKSPKKK from the coding sequence ATGACGGAGAGCCCGATCCCGGCACCGGCTCCAGCCGCCAAGCCCAAACGGGCCAGGGCGGTGCGGCGGCCGGCGGCCCACCCCACCTACTCGGATATGATCGCGGCGGCCATCCGGGCCGAGAAGAGCCGTGGCGGCTCCTCCCGCCAGTCCATCCAGAAGTACGTGAAGAGCCACTACAAGGTGGGCCAGCACGCCGACGCCCAGATCAAGCTCTCCATTCGGCGCCTGCTCGCCACCGGCGTCCTCAAGCAGACCAAAGGGGTCGGCGCCTCCGGCTCTTTCCGCCTGGCCAAGGCCGACAAGGCGAAGAAGTCCCCggccaagaagaggaagaaggcgGCTAGGAAATCCACGTCACCCCGGAAAGCCGCTAGGCCCAGGAAAGCCAAGTCGCCGGCAAAGAAGCCCAAATCTGCCGCCAGGAAAGCCAGGAAGAAGCCAAGGGCCAGCCCAAAGAAAGCCAAGACGACAAAGACTTTTAAGGTCAAGTCGCTGAAGGCATCCAAGCCCAAGAAGGCAAAGCGGTCGAAACCCAGAGCCAAGACCAGCGCCCGGAAATCACCCAAGAAGAAGTGA